The following coding sequences are from one Triticum dicoccoides isolate Atlit2015 ecotype Zavitan chromosome 4A, WEW_v2.0, whole genome shotgun sequence window:
- the LOC119284937 gene encoding pentatricopeptide repeat-containing protein ATP4 homolog, chloroplastic-like, with protein sequence MASLPICPSSPSSFLSWPHRPISLSFQPKNHSSSASPAAAHVSVQDSPPQDPAPPSDPGQNPKISSTARFLWVNPNSPRAAELARARAGSGRRARLAAAAAALAACEPAEAPVAAALEAAFPETPSEQDAAIVLNTAAGNPATAVLALRWFLENADVRSKVILYNVVFKVLRKRRRWSETEALWDAMLRDGVQPDNTTFSTVISCARACGPPGKAVEWFEKMPESGCSPDMLTYSVVIDAYGRAGDAEMALRLYDRARSERCQLDPVICATVIKVHSTSGNFDGALNVFEEMKAVGVKPNLVVYNTVLDAMGRAMRPWVVKTIHREMVSQKVQPNRATYCCLLQAYTRARYGEDAMIVYRKTKDEVMDIDVVLYNMLLSMCADIGYVDEAEEIFRDMKSSMDTKCKPDSWTYSSMVTLYSCTGNVPGAEAILKEMTEAGFKPNIFILTSLIRCYGKAGCTDDVVRSFGMLEDLKITPDDRFCGCLLTVAADTPVEELGKVVDCIDRSNAELGTVVKLLADRKASTESFKEAARGILSGVRGVVKMPYCNCLMDLCVNLGQMEKACALLDAALQLGIYSNVQTRTQTQWSLHLRGLSVGAALTTLHVWMNDLYTTLQSGEELPPLLGIHTGEGRNMYSDKGLASVFESHLKELDAPFHGAPDKAGWFLTTSVAAKHWLEAKKSSELVAV encoded by the coding sequence ATGGCTTCCCTACCTATctgcccgtcgtccccttcctccttcctctcaTGGCCGCACCGCCCAATCTCGCTCTCCTTCCAGCCCAAGAAccactcctcctccgcctcgccggcCGCCGCACATGTCTCCGTCCAGGACTCGCCGCCCCAGGACCCGGCGCCTCCCTCCGACCCGGGCCAGAATCCCAAGATTTCCAGCACTGCGAGGTTCCTCTGGGTCAACCCCAACAGCCCGCGTGCCGCCGAACTCGCCCGCGCGcgcgccggatccggccgccgGGCCCGCCTCGCCGCCGCGGCTGCAGCGCTCGCCGCGTGCGAGCCCGCCGAggcgcccgtcgccgccgcgctCGAGGCCGCCTTCCCCGAGACCCCCTCCGAGCAGGACGCCGCCATCGTGCTCAACACGGCCGCCGGCAACCCGGCCACCGCCGTGCTCGCGCTGCGCTGGTTCCTGGAGAACGCGGATGTCCGCAGCAAGGTCATCCTCTACAACGTCGTGTTCAAGGTGCTGCGCAAGCGGCGGCGCTGGAGCGAAACGGAGGCGCTCTGGGACGCGATGCTGCGGGACGGCGTGCAGCCGGACAACACCACCTTCTCGACCGTCATCAGCTGCGCGCGCGCCTGCGGCCCGCCCGGCAAGGCCGTggagtggttcgagaagatgcCGGAGTCGGGGTGCTCGCCGGACATGCTCACGTACTCGGTCGTGATCGACGCGTACGGCCGCGCCGGGGACGCCGAGATGGCACTCCGCTTGTACGACCGTGCCAGGTCTGAGAGATGCCAGCTCGACCCTGTCATATGCGCCACGGTGATCAAGGTGCATTCGACCAGCGGCAACTTCGACGGCGCGCTCAACGTGTTTGAGGAAATGAAGGCCGTCGGCGTCAAGCCAAACCTGGTCGTGTACAACACCGTATTGGACGCCATGGGCCGTGCCATGCGGCCGTGGGTAGTGAAGACCATCCACAGAGAGATGGTCAGCCAGAAGGTGCAGCCCAACAGGGCAACCTACTGTTGTCTCCTGCAGGCGTACACCAGGGCACGCTACGGTGAGGACGCGATGATCGTGTACCGGAagacgaaggacgaggtgatggacATCGACGTGGTGCTGTACAACATGCTCCTGTCAATGTGCGCCGACATCGGCTACGTCGACGAGGCCGAGGAGATCTTCAGAGACATGAAGTCGTCCATGGACACCAAGTGCAAGCCTGATAGCTGGACCTACTCATCAATGGTGACATTATATTCCTGCACTGGCAATGTCCCTGGTGCAGAGGCCATACTGAAGGAGATGACAGAGGCAGGTTTCAAGCCCAACATCTTCATCCTCACCTCGCTCATCCGGTGCTACGGTAAAGCGGGATGCACCGACGACGTTGTCAGGTCATTCGGCATGCTAGAGGACCTCAAAATCACGCCCGACGACCGGTTCTGCGGCTGCCTTCTTACCGTGGCAGCGGATACGCCGGTGGAGGAGCTCGGCAAGGTGGTTGACTGCATCGACAGAAGCAATGCCGAGCTTGGCACCGTGGTGAAGCTCCTGGCGGACAGGAAAGCCTCCACTGAATCCTTCAAGGAGGCAGCTAGGGGCATCCTGAGCGGCGTCCGTGGCGTGGTGAAGATGCCCTACTGCAACTGCTTGATGGACCTGTGCGTGAACCTGGGGCAGATGGAGAAAGCCTGCGCGCTCCTCGACGCCGCGCTGCAGCTCGGCATCTACAGCAACGTGCAGACGAGGACGCAGACGCAGTGGTCGCTGCACCTCAGAGGCCTCTCGGTCGGCGCTGCCCTGACCACTCTCCATGTCTGGATGAACGACCTGTACACGACGCTTCAGAGCGGAGAAGAGCTGCCACCGCTGCTCGGAATCCACACAGGGGAGGGGAGGAACATGTACTCTGACAAAGGGCTGGCCTCCGTGTTCGAGTCGCATCTCAAGGAGCTCGACGCGCCCTTCCATGGCGCTCCCGACAAGGCCGGCTGGTTCCTGACGACGAGCGTTGCTGCCAAGCACTGGCTGGAGGCGAAAAAGTCGTCAGAACTAGTGGCCGTGTAG